The genome window AATATATCAATACCGGAGAAAACAATGCAGATCTTCTGGTAAAGCCCTAGAACTAACAAAATTAAGATTACAAAACATTAAtgaatcaaaaatctataataaaaatagataataaGTCACCTTTGTCATAAAAGATTTCCTCACCCCCAGCTTTTCAGCTCTACCGTCTAGATCTTTTCTTCCTCCTAATTTCTTTGCTTGATTTTCCCAGTTCAGTTTCCATGCATTTTGTTGGATGTCCGATATCCTTCTGCAAAGTAAACAATATTGAACTGCAAGAAGACTCCGTCTCAGAGTGCACAAAAGGATCTACGCTATCTTCATCGAGTAGAAGGAGGCTCTCCACACAATTAGGATTCACCTTACTGCCGTGagagtttatattattttgagatCCGTAAATTGTAACTTTCTGAGACTCCAGATCGCACATAAAGAACGTGGTTTGCGACATAGGTGGATAAGATTTTGTCGAATatttacttataatatatttaccaTCGTCTAAGAAGCCTACAGGAATATTAAAATACCAACCATGGTTCAATTTAATAACCAACTTCTTTTCCAAGCTTGATTTGGATGAGTCCTTGTCTCTTAAAAATGTCCACATGTAAAGATACTCATCTCCATTCTTTCCATTAATACCACATCGGAAAACAGCAATTGATTCTCCGTACGCTTCAATGTTATAGCaagaataatcaacaaattCTTCCGGACACTTCAACTGTTGGATAGTCTCACTGCGTAAATCAAACCATACAATCAGCGGCAGATATGAAAAAGATGTCCTTCGTGTAGCTGTTATCATATAGGCAGTACCATCTACAAACTTGGTAGGATTCATAATAACAAAATCACTAATTTCTTGATAATAACAATTAGTACGAATAACGTTCCAACAATTACTACTCAAGCTGTAAAcagaaacaaaataattataaccaGTAGACGAAGAAATTACCATCACCTTATAATCACCATCATAATACCCAAAGCTCACACCACCATATTGCCCAAAGCTCACGCCAGAGATCGAGAGTTCAAGTCCCGGAAGCCTTTTAGATTTTCTGCATATCGGGTTCCAAAGATACAAATTATCTCCAATACAATAGCACTCAACTTCTCTCTCTTGATCAGCATCAAAAGAAATACATAACAACCCATCACACATCCCGTGAATCCTCATCAGTTTGGAACCATTACGAGTTCTAAAATCTTTCTCGAATAGGTCTGGAGTGTAGTATAGTTTAGAATGTTTCGTAATGTCGAAAAGAGGCGCACAATCTGTTAGTAACCTGCAGCCTTGGGAAGTTTGAtgtagtatatatttttttgcatgGGAGGAGGATTTCTGATAGGCTAGATGATCTTTAACCAAATAAGAAGAGTTGATAATAAGGTGATGCCATGACTTGCGAACACAAGTGCATCGTAGAATAGATTTAACATCTAATCTGCAAAAGATGTTTATCAATAAATCTTCAGTCAGAAACTTCTCAGAGTCGGAGGAGGCCATTAGATGTACTCTGGAGTATGTTTTTGTCCAAACCCTAATCTTTCTTTCATATCATACGTAGAGACAGCTCTGAGTGACAGATTATTAATAGTCGAACATGattcaattttttgaatttatcaaaatctaTTCCGGTTCGATTTCTATTTAATCGAATATCCGATTTAACAGGTTCCAAAAATTTGGATTATTCGAATCCGGATTACTTACATACATATAATTAAGTCTAgtttaatttgtcaaaaaaaaaatctagttcaaaattatttttcaatttaattatgtttttatcCAATTACAACTaagtttatgaattttaaattgattaatagcaaattaaaatcaaaactttagacttgaatatttataaacttatttttctgcgatttattttaagttaatagaatataaaattcaattcttataatAGTACTCATAAATGGTATTTGTGATtatcaaattgactatatttaattaaaaataatgaatcactttatatttatattaatattattagttataataatttatgtcattcatatttattttgtatctcAACCTAAATTAttgtaattttcaaaaaaattaatataagaaacaaaataattaaaagaatataattatataagaaaCTAATTACTACTTCATTTTAGTTTTTCTATCGCAGGGAACCCGGAGTCGCTATCCCACGGGCTTACGCAGTACTCGTCCAGGATCCCCTCTTCAAGCAATTGAGCCAACCCTTGCGGGCATTACTATTTCAtttaatatactccctctgctttcattatttgacattttgacttttggcacacacttttaaatgttttgactgaattgttaaaaatattatttttgattaatttttttccaaatggtcagattttttcgaagttttgaaaaaataaatcaaatattttagattttttcaaagttattacattttttcacatatttttaaaaattccatattttttgaaagttttttcaaattttcagattttttgaagttttcaaaattttttagattttaaaaaaaaatgaatatttagattatttttcaagttcttcaacttttttagatttttatcatatttttatttttagtggATTTCGTTAAAGTCAACTGAAATTTAACGGTTGTATTCACGACAATTACCTAAATGCAAGTTTTTATTAGTTTAGTTAATTGACCggaagttaattctaattttataatCTGTTTGATTGCATTATGAGTTAAATTCatttcaaacaaaacaaaactacTTTCATTAGACTTTTAGTAGGTTTttacttagttttttttttataaaatcaatatctaATCTTTTTTTGGATAATTTCTTATTAAGTTGAGTATCTTGTTATTAAGGTTGTGCTCATTTTTTCTGAGATGTtgattttttgtgttttgatgTCTTTATCGGCTTTTTTTATGGGTTTTGTTAATTTTTCTAAGAgggatttatattttattttgagtgATCTATAAGGATGACATCAAATATGACACGGTGCTGAATGCCGTAAAAGCTCACCCTTCACGACAAAAAATTGTTCTTATTTTGAAGGCAGTTGTTGCTACAATGTCAGTTTATGTAACTGATAGTACTGATTATTGGGTTACAGATGATATTTATAGGATGGTCAATTACGATGCTACTATGTTTATAATTGATGTAAGTTGGATTACTCCGGGAtatgattataataattttaagatcgaagaatttaattattctatgtgttaagcgattttgaaacaaaaatgaCTATTATTTAACTCATTATTTGTTTCGCTATCAGGTTGTAATTGAAAGTTTGGGTGTTTGTCCCGGctgaattttagtattttaataaaatcttcgtttttcgtaaaaaaaaaaaagaagtagaagaacaagaagaagaagcagTCATTGGGCCTGTTTGGGAACTAGAAGCAGAAGTTGCTTCTGCTTTTcctgacccgtttgtgtaaagaagtagaagcacttttaagaaactgagaatgctatcttctctctcacagcttttgcttcttttccaaacactttattcatttatttacttctcacttctactatACTTCTTTATTATAAGCAAcaagtcacttattttaaactaacTCAAACGGCCCGATTAGGCCGTATATATACATTTCACAACCGATCATGACTCATGGACTacttaaaaattacaaattaagtTCCTAACCCAACATCTCGGCCCATTAAATACGCCCAAAACACTCAAACCTTCCAAACCCACAGCCCACAGGCCTCTGTAGATATAAATACAAAGCCCCGTCTCTCTAATAATCTCCCCCAAATCATCATTTTCACCCTCAAATACAAATTCAATTTTCCCGCGCTTTCTCTACGAGCTGCAGAGACGATTCTTAACTTCTACTTAAAGGTGCTTTCTATCACTTCATACATATCTGAATTTTGTCagttttatcattttataagttCATAGCTGTGAAAACAACGTGATCTATATGTAGAGAGATTCGTATTGGTGTGTTTATTGTTGTATCAGTGTTTTTCAGCCTGTTTATGCGAAATCAGAGTTGTTATATATAGTCTCGTATTGTTGCGTATTGCGTTGTGTTAGCGTTAATCCAGTTGAATTTGCGAAATCGGAGTTAAATAGTCTCGCATTGAAATGTACAGTTTATATcattgtttttcagcttgtttATGAGAAATTGGAGTTGTATATAGTCTTTTGTTGTTGCATATTTTGTTGTGTTAGTGTTAATCAAGTCGAATTTTCGAAATCGGAGTTAAATAGTCTCATATTGAAGTGTATAGTTTTATATTAGTGTTTATCAGCTTGTTTATGAGATatcatagttatatatagtctCGTATGGTTGCATATTTTTTTGTGTTAGTGTTAATCAAGTTAAATTTGCGAAATCGGAGTTAATTAGTCTCGTACTGAAGtgtatagttttatttttaagtgtttttcagcttgtttATAAGAAATAGGAGTTATATATAGTCTCGTATTGTTGCGTATTTTGTTGTGTTAGTGTTAATCAAGTTGAATTTGCAAAATTGGAGTTTAATAGTTTCGTATTGAAGTGTATAGTTTCATATcagtgtttttcagcttgtttATGCGAAATCGGAGTTATATATAGTCTCTGTGTTGTTGCGTAATTTTTTGTGTTAGTGTTAATCAAGTTGAAATCGTGAAATCGGAGTTATATAGTTTAGTCTCGTATTGTTGCGTAATTTGTTGTGTTAGTGTTAATCAAGTTGAAGTTGCGAAATCATAGTTATATAGTCTCGTattgttttgtatttttctttattaagtTTCTTATGTGTAATTGGAGTGAGATAGAGTCTCGGTATTGTTGAAACTGGAGTGTGTTAGTCTCTCGTATGGTTGAATAAAGATTTTTGGCAGATTTGTGCTATGACAGTGGTTCTTAGTTTGTGTATATGTTGTATCAGAATGGTTAACGGTTTTGTATTGTTGATTGCATATTTCATGCTGATTTGAATTTGTCAGTTTGTATGTGTAATTGAATTGATGTATAGTTTCGTGTtgttaattgtatatattacataAGTGTTTATAGATTTGTATATGTGAAATCAGAGTTATTTATAGTATCGTAATTCGTACTTTTGAATATTAAGTTTGTCTTGGATGAAAATTGTGTCAGTGTATGTAATCATGTTTTTGATACTGGTGAAATGTATATAGTCTCATACTGTTGAGTAGTGATTTCTTGCCgattttttttttagtgtttaTCAGTTTGTATATGTAATTGCTGATAAATCCTATGTTTGTTTGGTATTGGTATGCCTCTCCTCtgatttaatttgattttcGGTTTTCAAAATTGTAAATGATCTAAATTGATTTCTCTGTCACTAGGTTGATCTAAGTGTTTGTGTATACTTTTTTGATATTCTGTTGCAGGGGGTTGATCTGATTCTAATACAGATTATTTGTTTGATTGACATCATGTTGTTATTATTTGTGACTATAGGCATTACATTTATGGATGAAATTGAAAGTGTAGGATTAGAGTTTTCTAGTTTATGAGCTTTTTATTAGATGTACTGAACTTGAAAATTTCAGAGATTTAAACTTTTACTTGAATACATTCCAAAAACAGTATACATACTTATCTGGAATTGATTTGTTAGACAAATCATTTTTTGGAGGACAACCAAACTTCAGTTTTTACCTGTACTAATTTCCCTTTTCTATTCCTGCTACACATCGATTATCTGTACTTTCACCGAGTTCTAAAATGAAAGAGAAAAAAGTTAAATCTGCATAGGGTAACTGCTGCATTTGTGTGGTGCACTGGTTTCAAGTCTATAGGCTGAACATTGGTTGTTCTTTGTAATTTGATGACTTTTATTATAAACTCATTCACATAAGCATTAAGTTCTGTGCTATAGACCTATCTTACTGGCCTGCTTATTTTTCTTCTACAGACAGATAAGTATCATAAAATGGAAGGTGAAGAGGCTGATGTTGGGAGAAAGCGCATGAGGCAATCTGTGAGATTGTCTTAAACTTTGTTCCTATGAACAGTTTCAAGTTGGATATCATATTGTGTAATCTTGTAACCTCTCATAATAGGTGGAAGACAAGCAAATAATGGTGACGGATGCTGAGGAAACCGTTGGAGAAGAAACTGAAGATGGTGTTCCATTATCTGAACAAATGCAGCTTGACATTGCAAGCATCCATGAAAAGATCAATAGCTTCACTAATCTGGTGCTTGcttaatctatatatattttgaaaatgaagttgATATTGCCGATGTTTTAATTGCAATATGTTGATGTTTCAAGAGCAATCATCATTTTAGCTGCAACCTTTTGCTGGT of Daucus carota subsp. sativus chromosome 3, DH1 v3.0, whole genome shotgun sequence contains these proteins:
- the LOC108214067 gene encoding uncharacterized protein LOC108214067 produces the protein MCDGLLCISFDADQEREVECYCIGDNLYLWNPICRKSKRLPGLELSISGVSFGQYGGVSFGYYDGDYKVMVISSSTGYNYFVSVYSLSSNCWNVIRTNCYYQEISDFVIMNPTKFVDGTAYMITATRRTSFSYLPLIVWFDLRSETIQQLKCPEEFVDYSCYNIEAYGESIAVFRCGINGKNGDEYLYMWTFLRDKDSSKSSLEKKLVIKLNHGWYFNIPVGFLDDGKYIISKYSTKSYPPMSQTTFFMCDLESQKVTIYGSQNNINSHGSKVNPNCVESLLLLDEDSVDPFVHSETESSCSSILFTLQKDIGHPTKCMETELGKSSKEIRRKKRSRR